In the Telopea speciosissima isolate NSW1024214 ecotype Mountain lineage chromosome 6, Tspe_v1, whole genome shotgun sequence genome, aataaatttgagaATTTAAGGGCACAGTATCCATGCAAGAGCATCCCTGCATGTCACGTTGCTGATGGGTCTGAATTCTGAACTCATATCTGTAAACGTGGAGACAACCTTTTTCCTTCCaaccaaaacataaataaataaagagaaaaataaaatctgcGTAGCTCGTTCTATTACACTAATGCATACTGGTAGTTGGGTGGCCATGTTCCTACCATGTTTGGAGCcatagaaaataaagaaattgatACGATCATGTGATCCTAATCGTTCATTTACAGGTATCAAAAATCGACAAGCAACTTCTACGCTCCAACAAAACATAAATCTTTTGGTCTCAACTCCGTGGGGACCACTACGAAGCCAAGTCAAATGGtcgaagaagataaaaaaaaaaaggaaaagcaaGAAGAATGTGCCACGCGTCGTCATTAGCACGCGTGGATATGATCCAACCGAATCGTGTGAACCACACGATGCGGTGTTATCAGAGCCCCACTGTTGTTGGAACGCGTTCCGTGGGACCATTCTCACAAATTTCACGAAAACCCAGGGGCATTGTCGGAAACAGAAATTGAACGTTCAACGAAGCAAACAATCGTACAGCCATTAAACAGCGTACCAGTGCCATGTCAGCATATAAAATCATACAATCCGCGTGTATAGGGTTCCCTATAAATTCGTTCCCACTCGGCTCCTCGATATCCGCCTTTCCCACTCTCCGCAGTTCTACATTTGTAAGAAAAAAGCacacaaaagaaataaaaaaaaaaaaaaaagaagaagaaacgcaaTAAGAAGCTGAAATCTATCGTCTCTGCTTCATATTGTCTGAAGAAAATCTCTGCAATTTAGTCTTGAGACCTTTGAAGTTTTGATATCGATCGATCGATCCACGAAAAGAAAAGGTTTTGGCTAGAGCAATCGACTTCTGAGCAGCTTTAATTCGAGGTTTTTAGCTCAAAAACAGTGTCATTAGTAGAAGACAAAGTCTCATGTCGATGTTGTGAGTGGATTAAAGAGTTGATGTTGAGAATGGCTTATTCAGTCTGGAAGTTTGGAGAAGACTTGGTCTCTGTTGGTGTTTCTCCATGAAACTTTCAGACGATTTGTCTGTATCTCATTCAAGTTGAAAGTTTTGGACTggcaaaatttttttcttcaaagcaTTAAAGTTCGGACTGCATCTGGTATTTTAAGAGGTAATGGTTCAGAACTGTAGTTTTTAGGGGATTAGTTCGTATATTAATTTGTAATGTAATCTTCTGTCAGTGAGTTCCGGGATTGCCTTGATTTTTTTCGTCGACATTTTAGGTTGGTCGATGACTCGTTGCTAAATTGTTAGCTGGCTATGATTGCTGCTTTTGGAAGTTTTTATTTTGCTGCTAGTTTCGTTGGAGTTTTTTGGATTTACTGTTTTTTAACGCATTCTGCTTCGATCTCCATTGAAGCTCGAAATTTCTTTGAGCTATGGattcttacttttctttttttgtttttcccccaccccccaaagaCACGTCTGAAGTCTTTTTATCCTTCCTTTTGGAATGCTTATTCTTCAAAATTAATTCTTCAAGGTTGATTTAGTGTTATCAAGCCAGACCTCCGTATCTTcccttttttgttgttttgggtCAAGATTTTCAACCAATCTAAGCGATCTCTTAACGTTTCTGCAAGAACAACATTGCTCATAgaatttgtttattttctgaaatttcagcGTCTGGTAGGATTTCTCTATGGCGTCCAAAAAGTTCCTGCCAAGCAGATCGAATCTATCGACAGCATCCGATGCTTCTGAACCACAACAAGGAAagcctcctcttcctcctccacatGTCACTTTCGCTCGGAGAACTTCGTCGGGACGGTACGTTCGGTACTCCAGGGACTCGAGGGACTCGAGGGATGACCTTGATAGTGAACTTAGCAGTGCTGAATACATGAACTATACGGTGCACATACCACCAAGTCCTGATAATATGCCCATGGATCCATCTATCTCACAAAAGGTTGAAGAACAGTACGTGTCAAGTTCTCTTTTCACTGGTGGGTTTAACAGTGTCACTCGGGCTCATCTCATGGACAAGGTGAGTGAATCTGAAGCAAACCATCCCCAGATGGCTGGTGCCAAGGGATCTTCCTGTGCTATACATGGGTGTGATGGGAAAGCCATGAGTGATGAGCGAGGACAAGATGTCCTTCCCTGTGAATGCGATTTCAAGATATGCAGGGATTGCTATATAGATGCTGTTAAGACCGGTGGTGCAGTATGCCCAGGGTGCAAAGAGCCTTATAATGCTGCAGATTTAGATGAGATGCCAGAGGATCGACGGCCATTATCATTGCCACCGCCGGCGGGGATGTCAAAGATGGAAAGGAGATTATCTTTGATGAAATCAACCAAATCAATGTTAATGAGGAGCCAGACTGGGGATTTTGATCAGAACCGTTGGCTGTTTGAAACCAAGGGGACATACGGGTATGGGAATGCTATATGGCCTAAAGAGGGGGCTTTTTCTGATGACAAGGATGATGGGATTCATGAACCCGAAGAACTGATTAGTAAACCTTGGAGGCCACTTACACGCAAACTAAGGATCCCTGCTGCAGTTATCAGCCCATATAGGTACTGCCATTATTTTCtgattgtttttatttttattttgaaaattttaaaagtgaGATAAAGAGATTTGTTACTTATCTTGGATGGGATGCTTCTATTGCATTACacatttaatttttatatgaTCGAATGAAAAAGGTCCAGGGATGAAATGATATGTCTTCAATTTGCAAATTGCCATAATTCTTTCCCTTTGGATCATCTTTGATTGGATGATGACTCATTGgttaatgttttaaaaaaattaatacaaaaTGTACTGAGAGTTCaaagtaaaaaaggaaagagcCTTCTATAAGTCATGATCTCATCACCAATGTTGTAGAATAGATTCTTTTTGCTCTTGCTAGAATTTGCTTGGGAGTTCATAACGTCGATTTCTACCTGAATAATATGGATAAGTCTGCCATTTCTATATCATGATTGTGATTGGAAATTGTTGGTGAAAACCAGCTTTTCAATAATTGTGATTATATTTCCATTTCTAATTCTCCATGCTTTGCAAAAAGGGAATCACATTGTGTCCGTCATTGGAACTGTTGGAAAAAATGTTGTGTAAGTTGAAAGGGTCATCATAATGATTTTCAATAATTTATGCATTACTGGTCTCATGATTTTAGTCATTTTTCAATGTTACACAACTACCCACCTATTGTAGATTCCTCCTCCTATAATATGATTCTGTAGTGGGAGTATTTCATTCTGGATCTTTACAAGAAGGAGATGTTTATCTACTTAAATTAGGGATCCAAATTATGTCTGGCACCAAAAATTTTTCGATATCATGAAAATTGTGGTACACGTCCAGGTGTCTTGAGATAAATCCAAACTCTGGAAGCATCATGGGGAGCTCTGTGGCTGAAAGTAAAGCCATATGAAATAATCATAATATTCTGAAAATCAGTTCCTTTGGGACATTCCTAATTCCTATTTTACTTTATTTGATTCTCCCTTTTGTTACTTTTTATATTTGATTTTGACTATCTGAAATGGGATATTTGAGTCGATAGTTTGATTCTTTGATTTAACCAGTAGGTCTAATCTGTCACAAGAGGATTTTGTCTTTGGTACCATTTATTTACTGCATTGAGATGATGAATCTGCACTATCTATAAGGGGTATTATATTGCAAATGCTCATAAtacatttcaaataaaaaatatttttctcaaTGACATCATTTTAGTGTAATTGTACATAATTGATTTCTAACCTTGTCATTTTTTTGGGATTCATCCATGCCATAgattaaaatacaaaaatattatATTTCATTTGTAATGCTTCTGTAATAACATGTGCTAACACTTCCTCGTTGCCTGTCTTTTTGTTCTATGCTCACAGGCTCCTAATTTTTGTTCGAATGGTTGTGCTTTCCCTGTTTCTGATGTGGAGGATTAAGCACAAAAATAAAGATGCAATCTGGCTTTGGGGTATGTCAGTGGTCTGTGAAATCTGGTTTGCCTTCTCCTGGCTGCTTGATCAGCTGCCAAAGTTCAACCCGGTTAATCGCTCTACAGATCTTGCTGTTTTGAAAGAGAAATTTGAAACACCAGGCCCCTACAATCCCACTGGAAAATCTGATCTCCCAGGCATAGATGTCTTTGTCTCCACTGCAGATCCAGAAAAAGAGCCACCTCTGGTCACTTCGAACacaattctttcaattcttgCTGCTGATTACCCTGTTGAAAAGCTTGCTTGCTATGTTTCTGATGATGGTGGTGCCCTTCTAACATTTGAGGCCATGGCTGAAGCAGCAAGTTTTGCCAATCTTTGGGTTCCATTCTGCCGGAAACATGACATAGAACCCAGGAATCCAGAGTCTTATTTTAATCTGAAGAGAGATCCTTATAAGAACAAGGTGCGCCCTGATTTTGTCAAGGATCGCAGAAGAGTTAAACGTGAGTATGATGAGTTCAAGGTCCGGATTAATGGCCTTCCTGATTCTATTCGGCGCCGTTCTGATGCCTATCATGCTCGGGAGGAGATCAAAGCCATGAAGATGCAGAGACAAAATGCAAGAGATGATGAACCTATGGAACCTATTAAGGTACGAAAAGCAACTTGGATGGCTGATGGAACACACTGGCCTGGCACTTGGTTGCATCCTGCGCCAGAGCACTCAAAGGGTGATCATGCTGGTATCATACAGGTAACCATTTCAATAAAGTTTGATATTATGGTTCTTCTTGACTATAATGTGATAAAACAAATTATTTTtacacaaaagaaaaactgatGGAACAAATAGTTAATTTTGTCTCCACATTGATTTTGTGGACATTATCCGCTAGGTTTGATCTGCATACTTCTAATAGCGATGGAGAGATTAAAAGagttttattttccctttcctctaccctccaccccctcccaaacaaaaagaaaagctaAACATGCGATTTTCAACTACAGGTGATGTTGAAGCCTCCCAGTGATGAACCATTACAAGTCATTGCTGACGAGACCAAGCTCCTTGATCTCGCTGATGTTGATATCCGTCTCCCCTTGCTTGTCTATGTTTCCCGTGAGAAGCGTCCTGGCTATGATCACAACAAGAAGGCTGGGGCCATGAATGCCCTTGTTCGAGCCTCCGCCATAATGTCCAACGGGCCCTTCATCCTTAACCTCGATTGTGACCACTACATCTATAATTCCCAGGCAATGAGAGAAGGCATGTGCTTCATGATGGACCGTGGTGGTGATCGCCTTTGTTATGTTCAATTCCCTCAGAGGTTTGAGGGTATCGACCCCTCTGATCGATATGCCAACCATAATACTGTCTTCTTTGATGTTAACATGCGTGCTCTTGATGGTCTTCAAGGTCCTGTATATGTAGGAACTGGATGCCTTTTCCGCAGGATTGCCCTCTATGGCTTTGATCCACCTCGATCAAAAGATCACAACACTGGTTTCTGTAGCTGCTGTTTGGGCCATCGCAAACGGAAGGCTTCAGTTGCCAATACCCCTGAAGAGAACCGGGCCCTTAGAAtgggagatgatgatgatgaagaaatgAACCTAGCTTCGTTTCCCAAAAAGTTTGGCAACTCATCTTTCCTCGTTGATTCAATCCCCGTTGCAGAGTTCCAAGGTCGCCCCCTTGCTGATCACCCAGCAGTGAAGAATGGACGTCCTCCAGGTGCTCTAACAATTCCTCGTGACCTTCTTGATGCTTCTACAGTCGCAGAGGCAATCAGCGTCATTTCATGCTGGTATGAGGACAAGACTGAGTGGGGCCACCGTGTCGGGTGGATTTACGGGTCTGTGACAGAAGATGTTGTCACAGGATATCGGATGCACAACAGGGGATGGAAATCTGTGTATTGTGTGACCAAGCGTGATGCCTTCCGTGGGACTGCTCCAATCAATCTAACTGATAGGCTTCACCAGGTACTCCGGTGGGCCACTGGGTCTGTTGAGATCTTTTTCTCTCGCAATAATGCTCTTCTGGCCAGCTCAAAGATGAAGCTTCTGCAGAGGATTGCCTACCTCAATGTCGGAATCTATCCCTTTACCTCTGTCTTTCTTATTGTTTACTGCTTCCTTCCAgcactctccctcttctctGGCCAGTTCATCGTGCAGACCCTGAATGTCACATTCCTTGTTTACCTGCTGACCATCACTTTGACTCTTTGCATGCTTGCCATACTTGAGATCAGGTGGTCAGGCATTGAGCTAGAGGAATGGTGGAGGAATGAGCAGTTCTGGCTAATTGGAGGCACCAGTGCCCACCTTGCTGCTGTGCTTCAAGGGCTACTGAAAGTGATTGCTGGGATTGAGATCTCATTCACATTGACATCAAAGTCAGCTGGTGATGACTTGGATGATGAATTTGCTGACCTCTATATTGTCAAGTGGACATCCCTCATGATTCCACCCATCACAATCATTATGGTTAACTTGGTTGCTATTGCAGTTGGGTTCAGCCGAACCATTTACAGTACTATACCACAATGGAGCAAATTGTTAGGTGGGGTGTTCTTCAGTTTCTGGGTCTTGGCTCATCTCTACCCTTTTGCCAAAGGTTTGatgggaagaagagggagaacTCCCACCATCGTTTATGTCTGGTCAGGCCTCATCTCGATCATCATTTCCCTCCTTTGGGTGGCAATCAAGCCCCCTTCCGGAAACAATTCTGCTATTGGAGGGTCGTTCCAGTTCCcataattctttctttttttttaaaggtaaaCCTGTTTTCTCTGTTGTCTCAAATTCTTTTCCTCGCCATTAGGTCATGCTGGTGACTGCGTATTCCTGTCCATCTTGAGTTCCTCCATTTTCAGACATGATGTATCTCTTATGGAGAAGGGGTGGGTAATCCATAGGGTTCTAGGAGGAAGCgaaattttgttggatttatttatttttttggtgtttcccCTTTCATTTAGTATGGATTTTTACTAAGAGGGGGAGGggtggggaagggggggggggagatattTACTGTTCATCTGTCCACTCATGTGCAAGTTCAGGAAAATGACAATCAAAACTAAGGTTGAGTGCTCTGTCAGATTCATTATAAATTGTTCTATTCATTGTAAACTGTCCAATGGTGTACTAATTAGCTCAGATTTCCAGGTCATGACTGGTGTTCCCTTCATAATATTTCTAGACCAAGCTTGCTTCAGAGATATGATGATATCACATTGTTTCCTCAGTAGGCTCTTCTCTGCAGAAAATTTCTGGTTTGCTTGAGCCTTTTGGGCGTATAGGTCATTTAGTGAAGTTATACTTGACCATCTAAATTAATATGCATTTTGAATTCATTTCCAATTAATTCAAGAGCAAATTTGACAAATGATAAGACATACCAAGTATACTTTATTCAGAAGCAGATGATGAGACTGTAATCCGGTTTTCAGACTAGTTCTTTTGTTTACGAAATTTTATGAAGAATCTTTCCTCCCCCCGCTAGTCTTCTGGTCTCAAAACTCGACAGGGTCCCCTTACCGCAAAATGTGTCAAGTAGCTTTTGTGCTGTGGCTTGTCTATATGACTTATGACCTCTACCTCAATTGGATCCACAACGGTTCTCCTCTCAGTTGTGTAAACCGTATTGCTAGTCTTCAGCAGATGGCAGGATTTGCATCCCAGTGAGGTCTCTATCTATCTTcgatctctttctatttttattaaaaaactatcaatgttttttgttttttttttaattatttatcaaTTCTGATTATTATTTTTGCTATCGTCCAAAAAATCAATATCGGCAGAAGGATCGTTTCATATTGTGATGATGATCACGTCATATCGCGGGATCGCACTATATCGTGATATGGCACGATTCGTAATATGCCGTAATCCACGATATGACATGATTATCATAGCAATATCGCGTATGGTATTGTATATCAATACGATATAGGTTGGTCTTGTATCGAATCAATAGAGTTGGTATTGAATTGGTAATGAAAGTGGATTCGATTgcatgaagaggaagaagggctgGAAAAATATTGATCACGCCATATCGTGATAAGATTACACCATATCGTGGGATCACACTATATTGTGATCCCGCGACATGGCATGACCCGATCGTGATATGGCATAATCATCATAGCAAAATATTGCATATGTTACCATtaatattgatttgatttgggtCGATCTGGTACCGGATCAATAATGAGTTGATATCGGATCGGTATTGAAAGTTGTTTCGattgtagaagaaaaaaatgggagtttaaatgataccaaaaaataataaaaaatgccaaaaaatcaatagcttttgaataaaaatagaaagggaTTGAAGagaattaataaataattaagaAGGTTGAAAAACTCGATAGCTTTATCCTCTCCAGCACAAGTGGCAGATGGAGAGACCTCATTGGGAGATCTCAGccaacccccaaccccccccccacacgcTGGAGAGATCCAAATCCTAGATGGTAGTGGACGGCAAGTATATCGAAGTTCCCTAAACCTGAATTATGAGTGTTAGGGAAACATGCATTCCATTCCATAAACATAGAGGTTTAGATATTACCTGAACAGAATGGAGACGCAACGGAAGGGATGATAGAACACagcttgcagttacgagcactCCACGATTTCTACAGGTTTCTCTCTCTTAGAGAAATCTAcatcacaaaaccctaggcaacgatggaaaccctaggaaacgCAGAAGttaaaggagagggagagaacgACTTCTCAAAGATATGAAAATCAATGTGTTCTAAGGTTTAAGCCTAATACTCATTTATAGGCAAAACCCTGAGCGCCCCTCTCACTTGGTCGACTCCCACTAGGGGTCTAGACCGAATAGGAAAGGGGGAGGggtcggtcacttaagtgaccaccCCCTCCAGAGCTCGGGTCTCGCGCGGCCAGCCCCTTGTGGGCTCACTAATTGGGCCTAGCCCATTATcgttttacatctcccactcaccCACACAAGGcgcataaatttaattatgcattcaagtttctctcattcagcgttatcctccatacaggtaatggggTGTGCGACCTGtcgagatgatacaaggtaggagtactatatcaaactttcatctagccaacatagtacatcactctcaaaagtctcgaaataccccaaacgatccacttacaCTAGATCTAACACCctcgacccctcatgatgagtAGTGTTAATCCTCGgaatgtaatgtactcatgactgtgTCGATCACAAATATGACACGTcgcccgggcaatgagtcacaaaacaaaggtgtaacgtccaatggttttccctgagcccctcatgtcaatccaaatatccccaacaactttcccaatcgcttcccgctggaccgcatcatccatgatcctaaggagaacgtcaaagtagcgtcatttGGTGTCcttttcatgacattgtctcaaGAAATAAGGGTACTGTgagattaatataatccacgtggctcacacagtgatgaAGTAGGGATCCATTCGGTCATTCTCACAGTCGATCGATGtaagcacatgcagtatgatgtgCATGCTATGGCATAACTCCCACTAAGGTGGACATGTCACTCTCGGTAAATAAACACCATgtagatcttagtctagtcgctactctaagcgactaacctgagtttctagtgcagtcaccctcatggtttctgcctagaacctcacattTGTCTTCTAACAGGTTACTTAGAAGTGTGGTATATTCCAAGTTGGACTAAGTAATtatctcatcttagctctaactaaggcggCATCGAGCACaaatgctcatgggctcatctcgcttGCTACGCTCAAGCGCCGAGGCGAATCACCagtgtgagtgggtcgattcaatgcctggtgacatctttacaaacaatgaatgtatacgaacaagattactcaaacaaatatatgctcattaataaatgtaagagaaatacagataaatgtccatcacaaacaaagtgttcccaaagaaaatacatatcagatccacctgagtcccaagttcctaatgTGAACTAgaaaaacatctctggcaataggcttagtcaatggatcagccaacatattgccagtggagatatgctgcagaacAACTTCACCTCGCACTATCATGTCTcaaatgtagtgataccgtatgtcaatgtgcttggctctaccattGAATTTAGGGTCCTTCGCAGATGCAACCGTTGTCGTGctgtcacagtgtataagcacaacgtcatctgagtgagcagaaacaTTAAGTCTCTGTAggaacctcctgagccaaacggcctcctGTATAGCTACCGAACATGCAACATACTTCgactccatcgtggatagggcgatgcaggtctgtttcttgctactccaagtgacagcccCGCCTCCCAGGACAAACGTATACCCCAAAGTGGACTTGCGCTCGTCTCTAGCACTAGCCCAATTagcatcactatagcctctcagtctcaagtctgaaccactgaaggtgagcgagaggtctgcAGTGCCACATAGGTATCGAAGTATTCTCTTTATTGCTTGCCAATGAActggccctgggttactctggtaatGGCTCACCAAGCCAACGAcaaagcaaatatctggacgcgtgcacatcatcgcatacatcagactgcctaCTGCCGCTatatagggtattttggacatttggtttatctcttcatcactcttagggcattggtctaggctcaaaatgcatgccttgtccattggagtgtcaatggGTTTTGAGTTGCTCATATAGAACCGCcccaggactttctttatgtaagtctattgagacaaactaagaagtctcctagtgctATTCCTCACAATCTTCATGCCCAACataaagttggcctcacccatgtccttcatctcaaaagtagaggacaaccactctttagtggcgacaatcatttcaatgtcattcccaaccaataagatgtcatcaacatacaaggataggataagaaaccctGCCTTAGACCATTTAACACacacacagtggtcctcttcaatcatgtcaaaacccgtggtggtaatggcatggtgaaagCTAATGTACCACTACttggacgattgcttaaggccatttatggaacgtttgagacggcatactttccgctcatgtcccttcttctcaaagccaacaggctgagccataaagatctccttgtccagttctccattgagaaaaatagttttaatgtccatttggtagagttccaaatccaactttgcgataatggctagaatgaggcatattgaggccattctcaccacaagggagaacgtctcatcatagtctataccttccttttgggtatatcccttcgccatAAGACGTgtcttatacttgtcaattgatccgTCTGCCTTTCGCATGACATTCAGGATCCACTTGTTcttcaggacccacttgttcccgatggccttgcgcccaggtggaagatcaactaactcccagacttggttcttactcatagaactcaactcgtCTTTCATAGCAGCTTGcgacatttccttagctggagaagagagcgTCTTACTCACTGAGGCTGGttcatcctcatccctcgggaCATAGACGAGGGCAgcgtccccttcaatctcaaaatgatgTCGGGGAACGTGTCCATGTGTGCTTTTACACGGAGAGGGTTCTTGACCTGCGGGTTGCATGCTCCCACTAGGTAGCGCACTCCCACtaggctgatgatcactctcaccctctctggcgatctcttgatgagtgtttaattcctcaccctcgccaagagtaggtgaaactaagggtgtcaaaaccaaactgaaactgaaccaaaccgtttaaaccgaaaccggcagaccgtttagttaaatggtctagttatggttttagaaatgacaccgtttatttaatcggtttggttcggtttagaCCGATTAATCCAACAGTTTCAAACCgtttaatccaattaaaatcgaTTATAATCAAACCGTCTAACTGTTTAAAAAcctaacaactttttttttttataaacaaaaaattaaaacctagcaagtagcaactacTAAATAATCacgtttcttcattaatgatttcctttctcaaaaaaaaaaaaaaactaataacttagtaagtaataagtaataactagtATTAGTAAATAGGGTAGTAAATGTGTATAGAACCGTCTAACCGAAACCGTGTAAAACAgtatagaaccatttaaccgaaatcATTTAAAAATCGTTTACTAAACGgttcaggttttgattatgagaccggTTTGGTTATGGTTTCTACCGTCAAGCAGTCAAAACTGAActgaaccgaaccatttaaccaAAACCGGactgtttaacacccttaggtgaaacgctttcatcagtctctatctcaaagacaTCACGGTCTCTGCTAGCGTCACTAATGCTAGGGAAATCGGTCTCTAAAAAATCCATATCGCGAgactcactctctgtcattcctccatcttgatgttcaccgtacactacatagcctttcgaggtatcggaatatcttataaagatactctttttagctctagggccaaattttccaaacttatgggaggtactatgaatatcctgcacatccccatggtcgcatatgccccaaagtgggctttgcgcctttccacaattcatagggagtggagggaACTGACTG is a window encoding:
- the LOC122665019 gene encoding cellulose synthase-like protein D3, which codes for MASKKFLPSRSNLSTASDASEPQQGKPPLPPPHVTFARRTSSGRYVRYSRDSRDSRDDLDSELSSAEYMNYTVHIPPSPDNMPMDPSISQKVEEQYVSSSLFTGGFNSVTRAHLMDKVSESEANHPQMAGAKGSSCAIHGCDGKAMSDERGQDVLPCECDFKICRDCYIDAVKTGGAVCPGCKEPYNAADLDEMPEDRRPLSLPPPAGMSKMERRLSLMKSTKSMLMRSQTGDFDQNRWLFETKGTYGYGNAIWPKEGAFSDDKDDGIHEPEELISKPWRPLTRKLRIPAAVISPYRLLIFVRMVVLSLFLMWRIKHKNKDAIWLWGMSVVCEIWFAFSWLLDQLPKFNPVNRSTDLAVLKEKFETPGPYNPTGKSDLPGIDVFVSTADPEKEPPLVTSNTILSILAADYPVEKLACYVSDDGGALLTFEAMAEAASFANLWVPFCRKHDIEPRNPESYFNLKRDPYKNKVRPDFVKDRRRVKREYDEFKVRINGLPDSIRRRSDAYHAREEIKAMKMQRQNARDDEPMEPIKVRKATWMADGTHWPGTWLHPAPEHSKGDHAGIIQVMLKPPSDEPLQVIADETKLLDLADVDIRLPLLVYVSREKRPGYDHNKKAGAMNALVRASAIMSNGPFILNLDCDHYIYNSQAMREGMCFMMDRGGDRLCYVQFPQRFEGIDPSDRYANHNTVFFDVNMRALDGLQGPVYVGTGCLFRRIALYGFDPPRSKDHNTGFCSCCLGHRKRKASVANTPEENRALRMGDDDDEEMNLASFPKKFGNSSFLVDSIPVAEFQGRPLADHPAVKNGRPPGALTIPRDLLDASTVAEAISVISCWYEDKTEWGHRVGWIYGSVTEDVVTGYRMHNRGWKSVYCVTKRDAFRGTAPINLTDRLHQVLRWATGSVEIFFSRNNALLASSKMKLLQRIAYLNVGIYPFTSVFLIVYCFLPALSLFSGQFIVQTLNVTFLVYLLTITLTLCMLAILEIRWSGIELEEWWRNEQFWLIGGTSAHLAAVLQGLLKVIAGIEISFTLTSKSAGDDLDDEFADLYIVKWTSLMIPPITIIMVNLVAIAVGFSRTIYSTIPQWSKLLGGVFFSFWVLAHLYPFAKGLMGRRGRTPTIVYVWSGLISIIISLLWVAIKPPSGNNSAIGGSFQFP